The following coding sequences lie in one Anticarsia gemmatalis isolate Benzon Research Colony breed Stoneville strain chromosome 16, ilAntGemm2 primary, whole genome shotgun sequence genomic window:
- the LOC142979329 gene encoding sialin-like: MKFHIKLFDIVPARFNVAIMMFFACWVNYMMRVNMSVNIIAMVPDHSATTSVKSECKAIVTNDSSLYNSTVVTKRELRQPEGVVTFDWTATEQAYVLSGYFWGYAITSLVGGTAAEFWGPRKLVFITMLATAILTILCPQAARLHYMVLVAVRFVSGLAAGFLFPSLHALVAHWAPPAEKGKFVSALLGGAIGTVVTWSLTGPLIENFGWDYAFYVPGAIGVVWCLLWLYLVHDSPVLHPRISETEKKYILDAIGDKVQQSSKENKVVPPFKKIFTSFPFLAMVVLHYGSNWGLYFVMTAAPKFVSSALGFNLTSTGTLSSLPYLARMIFSLIFGAIGDRIVKQNVVSTTFMRKFFCLFSHVVPGLLLIALGYTGCAPILSVALITFSMGSNGAATLTNLVNHQDLAPNFAGTMYGIANGIGNTAGFVTPLVTAYFTKNGNGFAEWRPVFITGASLYIASAGYFILFGTGETQSWNYVAPVEDEEDKRPQENNTTDTTVTISTPKT; encoded by the exons GGTGAAAAGCGAATGCAAGGCCATCGTGACGAACGACAGCTCGTTGTATAACAGTACTGTGGTCACCAAGCGAGAACTGAGACAG cCAGAAGGCGTGGTCACCTTCGACTGGACAGCTACAGAACAAGCGTATGTCCTGTCAGGTTACTTCTGGGGTTATGCCATCACCAGCTTGGTCGGTGGAACGGCCGCGGAGTTCTGGGGCCCGAGGAAGCTGGTGTTCATCACGATGTTGGCGACTGCGATACTCACGATACTGTGCCCGCAGGCAGCCAGGCTTCATTACATGGTGTTGGTAGCAGTGCGATTCGTTAGCGGACTTGCAGCG GGATTTCTGTTTCCATCACTGCACGCGTTAGTGGCACACTGGGCCCCACCGGCTGAGAAGGGCAAGTTTGTAAGCGCTTTACTCGGCGGTGCGATCGGAACAGTCGTCACTTGGTCTCTCACCGGACCACTAATTGAAAACTTCGGATGGGACTACGCCTTTTATGTTCCCG GCGCGATCGGCGTAGTTTGGTGCTTGTTGTGGCTGTACTTGGTCCACGACTCTCCCGTGCTGCATCCTCGTATCTCAGAGACCGAGAAGAAATACATCCTCGACGCTATTGGCGACAAAGTTCAGCAAAGTTCAAAGGAAAACAAG GTTGTTCCACCGTTCAAGAAGATCTTCACATCGTTCCCATTCCTTGCTATGGTGGTTCTACATTACGGTAGCAATTGGGGCTTGTACTTCGTGATGACGGCCGCTCCCAAATTCGTGTCAAGCGCTCTCGGCTTTAACCTGACGTCTACCGGCACTCTGTCCTCATTGCCGTACCTCGCTAGAATGATATTCTCTCTCATATTCGGAGCCATCGGTGACAG GATCGTGAAACAGAACGTGGTATCTACAACATTTATGAGGAAGTTCTTCTGTCTGTTCTCTCACGTCGTGCCTGGTCTACTGCTCATAGCGCTGGGCTACACTGGCTGTGCACCCATCCTCTCTGTCGCACTCATTACATTCTCCATGGGTTCGAACGGCGCAGCAACACTGACCAACCTAGTTAACCATCAGGACTTGGCGCCTAACTTCGCCGGTACCATGTACGGTATCGCCAATGGAATCGGAAACACTGCTGGATTCGTTACGCCACTCGTGACAGCATACTTTACTAAGAATGGA aatgGTTTCGCGGAGTGGCGTCCAGTATTCATAACGGGAGCATCTTTATACATTGCATCAGCGGGCTACTTCATCCTGTTCGGTACTGGAGAGACACAATCATGGAACTACGTCGCGCCCGTCGAGGACGAGGAGGACAAGAGACCGCAGGAGAACAACACCACGGACACCACCGTCACGATCTCAACACCTAAGACATAG